A region of the Arachis hypogaea cultivar Tifrunner chromosome 15, arahy.Tifrunner.gnm2.J5K5, whole genome shotgun sequence genome:
TATTATTGAAAATTCAACCCCCGAAGGAAATCCACAATTACAACAGCCTTATGGAAGATTTGGCTTAGTCGCAGTTAACTGGTTTTTGAAAAGGAGATGCAGCTACAAAAAACTGTTGCAGTAGTGAGAAATCTCGTTGTTAAACTCTTCAATGTTCTCCTCCAAAAACGAACAGAGTCTCACCGTCTCTCTTCTTACATCCCTTATTTTAATGTTTCCTTTTTGAGAAAAACTCAAATCAgccctgacaattacctcgaaagacaacgaggttcctgacaaaaaaaaatttcaacccggTCCCTGATAAAAAAAACCAACCTGGTccctgacaattacttcgaaaggatAACGAGGTCTCTGTgtcaaaaaaaatcaatgttattttttttagcaCAGGTCATtcccaaaaaaaattatcagggaCCGGATtaggcctcgttgtcctttcgagataattgtcaggggtAGGATGGGATATTCACTCTTTCTTTTTTGATGTATTCTTTTGGCATTtacattttttattgttgttgtctaAATTAGaccatttatttctttttttagaaattaataaaaaaagtttgcctttaacacaaaataaaaaatagccatctattttgatttttaagatatataagaataacaaaaatattatataaatataaaaaattaatcattaaattaatcattatgtattaataatattatatatataaatataaatttattttttatgtgtattttatattttaatatattttataacttttttttttgtgtacacGAGAAAATAATCACAGGAGAACAGAGAACTGATATAATTAACAAGCCTTGATGTAAAATAGTGCATATGTATTTCTTTGAGAGGAAGATAAAGAAGTCACAAGTCGCAACAACTGCACTTTTTTGTTTCAGTAGTCTTACTTCCAGCATGTCACCCAATCACTTATGGAAAAGACGACATTGCTCACTGATTACGTCTGAGAAGGGCAAAGTAACAAAAAGCAGCTGTATCatgataaaatttgaaaattatcaATCAAACATCTTATCTCATCTAAGAATTTTTAAATATGATCTTCACATAAAATCATCTAATAAACAAGGGAACCGATGCGCTTGTGGCGACAGATTCAGACTTATTTAGTCACATTACATACATTTATCTGAAATTGGCAGCGGAGGAGTAAGTGAGTCCATAGTTCCAATTAGAAGGAGCAACATTCCATGCAATAATAGTCTCTTTAGTAGTGTAAGAAGTAACCCTGAAAGACAGAGACTGCCCAGCCAGAGTCGCAAACGCTTGGTACGAAGCCCCCCAGTTGTGGCTCATCTTAATCCATCCCGTTCTGCTTCCTCTCACCCACATGCTCGCAATGTCTCCTCCGCCTCCCACGTTCATCACATACACCAATAGCCAGTATCCATTCCCTTGGAAACTAAATCGAAGCCCTCCCTTTCTTTGGCATGGCACTCTAATAGTTAACCAATAAGTTAAGAGAAATATTTTACGTGGTAAAAATTCATGTGCAGTTATATTCatgtaaagttaataattaagTCGACAATTTGGTCAAATTTATCAAATCATAAGCTTATTATTATACCTGCGGTATAGAATGGGGACTATGCCGGCCTTCCACTGGGCAATTTTCATGAAGACCGGCTTGGACAGGTCAAAATGGGCTCGCGGAGGGTTGCACCAACCACCGTCATCGGAGGGCTCGGACCAATTTGGAGGGCAAAGATTGGTGGCGGTGACTGTTGTGAAGGCCACGTTGTTATAGCATGCACTTGATTGGTAGCACTTTATCTGGTAACATGTCCCGCACGCATACCCGTTGTTGAACAACATTGAGCTCAATGCTGCCGTGTCCGTCCCGTAACCGCTTTGAAACAAATTCCCGTACCCACATGCTCCTCCTTCGAAGCCATAGTGAAATTAATTAAGATAAGCAACGGTAATTAAGgaataattaattaagataagATATATACCCATGGTGGCAGAAGCTGTTTCATCACCGTAAAAGGTAGCATGTGCAAGAGCCCAGCTACTTGGTCGAAATGTTGCCATTGCTACTTTTGACTCCCCCATGAATGTTGCGAAGATGCATGTAAAAGCAATTAGAAAGCAGCCACGACATTGAAGAACGGAGGCCATGATTATAGGTTGGAATTGTGCCAGATATTACTGTTCCTTAGAAAAGGAATGCAATGCGACCATGGTCACGGACAAGTACATCAATTCCTTATATATATAAAGTTCCAAATTCTTTGGACACGTATGTAGTAACTAAGAACTTGCCTTCGTGATCTCCACGAACATGGTGCCTCTAATCTTCCGAAAGTCAACACCACAATATATTGTCGTTCTTCTATTGTTTCCCGCCGCCACAATATTGACCTTAGGAATTAATTGATATTTAGTAAGTGAACTATACGATTTTGTTAGCAAGGATGACTCTTCCAGAATTCATAGTTATATTAAAAAAAGaggaatatatattatattacaaCCTGATTTTCTTATGAGAAGATAACGTGCGGGCAGGTTCCGTTGGGTTGTTTGGTGTATTTCATCCACCGGGTAGAGATTAGAAAATTAATTCTCATTAGTCAATGTAATAATTCTTTTAAGGGTTGTTTGGCACAATTCTTATACAGGGGAAGGGGAATTTGGAGTTGAACTTGATCGGCGACCGTCTTAATTAAGGAATAAGGATCCTGATTGCACTATCTCATCCAGTGGTGTATGAACAATTCTTGGTAATATATGCTACACAAAGCTCATATAATTAAAGCTTTCAAGTATGATAGTGGTGGCACATATTACAATAGTGATTTATCACCACTGTTTTCTGACTTGATAAAATTAGTCACTACCCATTTGTGTGTCTTATATATATCTTCACGTACTCCACTTAGGAACTGCTTCCTTCTGGTAATGTAATCAATCTTGTAGTTGAATCATACACCAATGCGGTACCACAGCTGAGCATAATGTTAATTTCGATTGTCAGACTAATTATCTATCATaaacaaatattattatataaaatgagtAAGTGAAATAGTGTTATACTTACTTTTCACATTTGACTTTGTTGGTGGAATCGCCACTTGAAATAGAAAGTATAGTCCCAAAGAATGAAGTATTTTCAGTACCACAGTTAGGACAGGGACCCTTCAAAAAACAAATTACTTTAGTTTATGGTATGGTATGGTATGGTATAACCTCAAAATATAAACAGTGTAACAGAAATTCTTGTACCTTTAGAATCAAGGAATCCTTTATAATAGCACTTGTAAGTGACTGAGCCAACCACACAATGAGGGGAACAGCGGCAAACCATGTGAAAATGAAACTAAACGGCTCTGGAAGCTGCATTCAACAATTAACAGTGTATGCATATAAGAGGAATCACTCTCAAAGTCTCAATTGTCTTAGCTTTGTTCATATTTTACTACAAAACCAATTCAGATGCTATTACAACCAACAATCAAACTGCATACAGCAAGCAATGGGAGAAGGGAGAAGGAGGAGAAATAAAAGAGCATACCTCTAGAAGATATGTGATCTCGAAACCAGTAAGGTCATCGAGGAAGAAGAACCTAACACATGAATTAAGAAAATTTGAGGCACTAGGAAATTATGCTAACCATGCCAACTATAAGCTGGTTTGTTTCAGTCCAAATGGAATATGTGAATTCACTATGGATTCTTGAAAAATCAAGGCAGACCAATAAGTTAAGTTGCTGGGACATGGAAAGAGAGTTATACTTACAATCCTAATGCAACCACAGTTGCTGGGACATTGAGCAGAAACATCTTTAAGTAGTCAACAGATAGGTCACTGTAAACCTGTCAATTGTAGTTACTAGTAAGGACTAAGGAATAAATAAGAATTTGACATGTGAAAAAAATGCATATGCATATGCATATGATAATGATAAGTACCTTTCTACTACGAAGACTGCATCGTGGACCCTCGGCCACAATCTCGCTCCCTtccatctagaaaacaacagTGGAATCACTGGATATGTACATCTAGTCTATAAATTGCAACTGTATTTCCAAATTTCTCTGCCAGAAAATAATCTACAAAGTGTTTCATCAACAAAATATATAGCTGTAGCAAACCTTTAGCCTCAATTTCAACTGGTCAAACTCCTTGTCGCTCAGGATTGGTTTTCCAGAAACATAGGCCATGGAAGCTTCCAAGAATTTTTGTTCATCAGAACCTACACGTCAAGAGGAAGTCATTCATGTATCATACTATTTTTATATCAGTAGTTCAGTATCAGGGGTCAGAAAATTAAAGATATGTTCCATACTTAGCATGACAACACTGCTCCCTTCCCACATGAGTTCTtcttttagattatcaaattCCTCATTTGACATAATCGCCTTCCCCTCATAATAGAATGCCTGCTCAACAAAGCAGAAGAACAGGGGTGTTTCATAGGACTTAGGGTAAATTTTAAAGAGTTGTTAGGACTTTTAGAGGGGTGTTTCATACTTGGAGTGCTTGAAGAAACTCTTGCTCCATTTCTCCAACTGATCTCTTTTTCTTGTCTATGCTACAATATTGTAAGATTTTGCCATCATCAGTACCATCATTTTCTTCAACCTTGCCTGAAATGAAAGAGACAATTAGGAACAATAATCAACAGTGTTAAGACCAACcatgatagatagatagatagatagatagatatgaaACAAAAGAAGACCTTGTTGCTGATCGGCAGTGGCCTTGGGGGAGAGCATCAAGAGTCGGCGGCGGAGACATAAGTGGCGGCCACTTACTTGAACAAGGTGGTGGGCACCAAAATTAacagaagaggaagaagtagttgaagataTCGGAATGAGAGGTGTTGGGGTAGGAGCACGAGGGTGTGCCAATGCAAATGCTAATAACTTGCTAGCCATGGTGATGGATATAGTACTACTACAAGAAGATTGCAGTGTTTATGGCAGTGTTATGTGGAACCAGGTGCATTTGGGGAAGTTGGGAGGGTGGTTTTTGTTTGGACTGAGGGAGAGCGAGCTCAAAGATAAGGCATGAAGCAAACGTGTGGAGGGAGTTGAAACCACTTTATTATTCTTGGTTCCTTTCATTTCTtcaattttcttctcttctcgCTTCTGCTGTGTGAGACATCACTTTGGAACTTTGTTTTGATTCACCGTATGTTTTCTCTGACATGTCTTGTGACTTGTGGACTTCATCGTTCACCATGTGTCCACACACAAAAATCTAGCATTCCCTTTGGACCTGTCCACGTGGATGTGTTTTGAAGCAATGTGTTACCCACGTGGCCTTCCACAGTAGTTGCATCCTCCGTGGCTTTCAGTATCAATACACAATGAATCAAAGACAAAGAACAAGTATTAAAGGAGAGAatttaatcaaaatcaaaatattattataattcaacACTTCTTAGAGCAACACTAAAGGAAAACGAATATCAAGATAATGTTGGATCAATGTAATCTAACTTAACCAGGATCCTCCAATAATATTGATCCCAAATAATATTGAAGCATGGTGACCTCCCCATAATTCTACAATAGTTGTACAAGAGTCAGAATTGGAACAACAAATGTAAATATGTGATTGTAAAATTCCATATTTAATTCTTGCTAATTGCATTTTGCTATTAATTCTAAAACAAAAGAGGTCTCTTTTGTGTATAGTGGAGTACTTGTCTATCCGTAAATCTATGTAGTTCTTGCAAGTGGTTCAAAGAGAAGTGCCAATTTTTAACGATTTTGACCATTGTTGACCGATGTGATTACAAGTCCGATCTTAATGTAAATTTAAACGGATCGATTCTCTAATTTATTAGATTTTTGGTTGAATTGACCACTTTAATCTGATTCTAATAACTATAGTTTATAATGAatgatattattataatattgaatttgaatttattatttaatttaagagAAATTGATCACTCTTCCAGTAATACAACCACAAAAGTCTCTACTCTCTACAGCTGGTACTAGTAACTGATTCTTCAATAGGATTAATTTTTATgagttatatctatttttgatgATTCTTCAGTAGGATTATTGactttgataaaaatataattttattaatggatatttaaatatataatcccATACACAATTTTATAAgcgtttattttaattaattttttttacaatgatAACAAATATGAATTAGATTCTCAAGCTCTCAGCATATTGATTTTATGTTGAATCAATATTATGAGTTGGAGTCAATTTTTTCATAGTAaccattttttaatattaaattttatattccaaattttaaattttaaattctgacagtaaattttaaatcttttttaagaaataaaaatttaaaaaataattttataataaaaaattaactaatattaactaattagaaATTAATTTCGTATGTTTATTTTTGCTCTCCATTGAAATCTTTTTCTCCTGGACTATCATGAATTAGCTACAAGTCTACAACAATATTACAGTATCAATGGGCAGCGGAGCATGTGGCTGAGGGTTTTGGTGGCACGCCTCTTACCGTATCAACCGTTCCTTTTCCATCCCCAATTTGTTTGCttctttaaattgtatatttgGTTTGTAACCTTTAATAACCCAGATAATTTTTCTTGTTGGTAAAAGAAGAATCTTGGCGAAGAGACAGATGGGAAGGTTAGGCAAGGTTTTGTGCAATGATGATCATGCTTTAGCTGCCACCCAACCTTTAATGTTTGAATGTTGAATGTTGAGTGGCCGGTTGAGAAGTTCACGTGATAACTATCATAATCacatcatataataatattataatatgtcCCACACACTTCTTAAACTATAGAGTCACATACACATCACATTTGTTGCAATTGCCTTGAGAAAACTGAATGAAAGGGCGGGGTGTGTATATATAGACAAGATTCATTGCGGACAAACTCATAGAAGAACAAACGATTATTAGCACCTACCTAGATACATATAGGGTACAATGGCAACTAGGGTGGCTTCAAGAGTTGAAAGCTTAGCAAGCAGTGGGATACAATCCATTCCCAAAGAGTATGTGAGGCCACAAGAAGAGTTGACCAACATAGGTGACGTATTtgaggaagagaagaaggaaggccCTCAAGTTCCGACCATTGACCTCAAGGAAATCGATTCTCCGGATGAGGTTGTGAGAGCCAAGTGCCATGAGACTCTCAAGAAGGCGGCGCAGGAATGGGGTGTGATGCACCTTGTCAACCATGGCATCCCCCAAGACCTCATCGACCGCTTGAAGAAGGCCGGGGAGACCTTCTTCTCGCTGCCgatagaggagaaggagaagtATGCCAACGACCAGGAATCTGGCAAGATTCAAGGGTATGGAAGCAAGCTTGCTAACAATGCAAGTGGACAGCTTGAGTGGGAAGACTACTTCTTCCACCTTGTTTTCCCAGAGGATAAGCGTGACTTGTCAATCTGGCCCAAGAAACCTTGTGATTATACGTGAGTAGTTTGCATCTTTGGTTTGATGAGTAATGGAACCATGTGTCATTAAATAAATATGTATACATGTATGTGTTTTTGCAGTGAGGTTACAAGCGAGTATGCAAGGCAACTGAGAGGACTAGCGACCAAGATTCTTGGGGCTCTGTCTCTTTGTCTGGGGCTAGAAGAAGGGAGGCTGGAGAAGGAAGTTGGAGGGATGGAAGAGCTTCTACTTCAGTTAAAGATCAATTACTACCCTATTTGTCCCCAGCCAGAACTTGCACTTGGAGTTGAAGCTCACACAGATGTTAGTTCACTCACTTTCCTCCTCCACAACATGGTACCCGGTCTTCAGCTCTACTATGAGGGCAAATGGATCACAGCAAAGTGTGTCCCGGATTCCATCCTCATGCACATTGGTGACACCATTGAGATCCTCAGCAATGGTAAGTACAAGAGCATTCTCCACAGGGGTTTGGTCAACAAGGAAAAGGTTCGGATATCTTGGGCTGTTTTCTGTGAACCCCCTAAGGAGAAGATCATACTGAAGCCCCTGCCGGAGCTTGTCACGGATGCAGAGCCAGCACTATTTCCTCCTCGCACTTTTGCTCAGCATATTCAGCACAAATTATTCAGAAAGACTCAGGAAGGTGTCCCTAACTGATGATCGTTATCAGATAATGATAATTATTAAGCATCATCATCATGTGTACCAATACCGAGTTTTTGAAGTTTGTCTATAATAATAGGCTATCCATGAGGCCTCTATTTTACTAGTTTAAGTTGGTTGGCTATTTTGGATTCTCATTTCTCTCTCTGTCTTTTGTTGCCATTTCCTCTAGCAAGGAAGAGTATTGATGTATTTATGTTTTCGGATTTGATTGATACAAGCTGTGGTACGTCATAATCCAAACCAATTTGGTAGGTATATTCTTGGCTTcttgcagttttttttttgttttttctttttctggtgAAGTAtgctttttttatttcaaatgtttgtaataatttattaagGAATCCAAATTTGTTTTTCCAATCTTGTCCTTCTCTTCCACTCGACCACTCTCCTTTTCTTCCTCCACTTTCATCGTCCACTCCTCATTCTTCATACACTAACCAGTAACACaacccaattcttcttcttctttcaatcaccattaacatcatcaattcaattcaattcaatcaccAAATTCTTTTCCAAACCATTGACATTAGTAAGACatcatttaaatataataatattaaagctCATTTACAAGACCTCAAAAGCATCTTTTCAAGAGTAGATAAATCATAGAGcagtaaaaacaataaaaaaaatttgcagCTTCAAACACATTGATTTGAGCTGCCATGGCTCATCATAACTACACTTCACATTTTCAACAACAACATTTTTCTTGCAGCAGCAGCAATCAAACTATTTAATACACACACAAGTGGATGAAAGAAAAGGCGACAGTGGCATACTCTAGTTCGGCGGCGCCCCCGCAACACGTTGTCACGACTCTTCCCGAGCCACGTCTCCAATCGTCAGAGCCAAACGCGACCTTAGCACCATGATCTCCTCCGTATCCGACGGTGGCAAAGTGGAGAATGTCGTGGTAGGTTTGGAGATTGGAAAATTCGTGGATTTTTTTTCAGATCAATTAGACAGCTCTAGTCTTAGGCATTACAAATTCATTCAGACACCCaatatttaaaagtttcatcaacTATTTGGTCTTAGCAAATTTCGAATCCGGGTGTACCTAATGCAAGGTATAGAAGATGACAACTTGACCAAAGTCTTCGTGCAAAATTAaatagatgtttttttttttttttggtgtacgAAACTTTTTTTTATGATGGTCGTAGAAGTAGCTGGCAACCCGGATGGCCCACCAATTAGGTAGCTTGGGTCTTTTCCAAATCTAAGTCTGGCCCATTTAAGATTTTATCCTTGGGCTGGGCTTTCTAATTAACTATTAAAGGTTTCAATCACAAATCCGGACAAAAATGGGTGACGGCAGGAACAGCATATATTCATAAAAGACTATCcgtccaaaaaatataaattcataattcataaatgACTATAGGCTTCAGGTCTTCAACTATACTGTAAAATACTCAAATGTAAATGAAAAGTATagagtaatataataattaacgtatatgtaaaaaaatgttatttttatttacatggtaattttttttaccaaaatattctttGGAGGTTGGTTATCAAGAATAAATTGTCAAACTTATTTATTCGAATGCAATAActtgaatatattatttaaatcaattgcTAATTTAAAGAAATAACTAATCATATGAACAAAAACTCAATTTTTAAGACTAAAATTAGTGTATGTTTTCGTTACACaaaatatat
Encoded here:
- the LOC112749557 gene encoding leucoanthocyanidin dioxygenase, translated to MATRVASRVESLASSGIQSIPKEYVRPQEELTNIGDVFEEEKKEGPQVPTIDLKEIDSPDEVVRAKCHETLKKAAQEWGVMHLVNHGIPQDLIDRLKKAGETFFSLPIEEKEKYANDQESGKIQGYGSKLANNASGQLEWEDYFFHLVFPEDKRDLSIWPKKPCDYTEVTSEYARQLRGLATKILGALSLCLGLEEGRLEKEVGGMEELLLQLKINYYPICPQPELALGVEAHTDVSSLTFLLHNMVPGLQLYYEGKWITAKCVPDSILMHIGDTIEILSNGKYKSILHRGLVNKEKVRISWAVFCEPPKEKIILKPLPELVTDAEPALFPPRTFAQHIQHKLFRKTQEGVPN
- the LOC112749556 gene encoding expansin-A7; translated protein: MASVLQCRGCFLIAFTCIFATFMGESKVAMATFRPSSWALAHATFYGDETASATMGGACGYGNLFQSGYGTDTAALSSMLFNNGYACGTCYQIKCYQSSACYNNVAFTTVTATNLCPPNWSEPSDDGGWCNPPRAHFDLSKPVFMKIAQWKAGIVPILYRRVPCQRKGGLRFSFQGNGYWLLVYVMNVGGGGDIASMWVRGSRTGWIKMSHNWGASYQAFATLAGQSLSFRVTSYTTKETIIAWNVAPSNWNYGLTYSSAANFR
- the LOC112749555 gene encoding PGR5-like protein 1B, chloroplastic, whose product is MASKLLAFALAHPRAPTPTPLIPISSTTSSSSVNFGAHHLVQVSGRHLCLRRRLLMLSPKATADQQQGKVEENDGTDDGKILQYCSIDKKKRSVGEMEQEFLQALQAFYYEGKAIMSNEEFDNLKEELMWEGSSVVMLSSDEQKFLEASMAYVSGKPILSDKEFDQLKLRLKMEGSEIVAEGPRCSLRSRKVYSDLSVDYLKMFLLNVPATVVALGLFFFLDDLTGFEITYLLELPEPFSFIFTWFAAVPLIVWLAQSLTSAIIKDSLILKGPCPNCGTENTSFFGTILSISSGDSTNKVKCENCGTALVYDSTTRLITLPEGSSS